Sequence from the Amycolatopsis sp. NBC_00345 genome:
CCGTGGTGCTGCTGCGGGTCGTCCAGCCGCCGAAGCCCACGCTGGTCATGCAGGTCGAGGCCGGCCAGATCGGCAGGCACGGCGCCAATTCCGCGGGTATCGCGCTGAACGCGAACGGGCTCGACGGCCGGTTCGGGGCCCCGCTCGGCCTGCCGCAGCCCGTGCTCCGCCGGCTGATCCTCGACCAGGACCGCTTGCGCGGCGCGTTGCAGACGCCGTTCGACGTGCACCAGCACATCGCGACCAACCTGCTCGTGACCCACCGCGACGGCGTGGCCGTCGACCTCGAAACCACCCCGCTCTCCCACCGCTGGGGCGGCCCGAAAGACGGCATCCTGGTCCACGGCAACCACTATGCGTACGGCGTGCCCGAGGCGATCGCCCATGACTACCGGATCTCTTCGGCCGACTCGCTCTACCGCGTCCCGATCATCGAACGCGGGCTGGCGGCGGTCCGCGACGCCGCGGACTCCGCCCAGGTGCGCAAGGTCGTCGCCGCCGTGATGAGCGACCACATCGGCCACCCCGACGGCGTCTGCGAGCACGCGGACGAGCGGCTGCCGGAACTGCGGCGGTCCAAGACGATCGCTTCGAGCCTGGTCGACCTCACCGCCGGCGAGTACCGCGTGGCGGTCGGGAACCCGTGCGAGAACGACTACGAGCTGCTGCCATGGCAGCTCTACGACGGCCCCGGAGGCGACCGATGACCGGCCCCGTCCTCGTCGGCCTGCGCGGCGTCGGCAAGAGCTACGGCTCGGTGGAAGTGCTGCGCGACATCAACCTCGACATCCACCACGGCGAGGTCGTGGTGGTGCTCGGCCCGTCCGGCTCGGGGAAGTCGACGCTCTGCCGTTGCATCAACCGGCTCGAGCGCGTCGACGCCGGCACCATCACCCTCGACGGCCGGCCGCTGCCCGCGGAGGGCCGCGAGCTGGCCCGGCTGCGCGCCGACGTCGGCATGGTCTTCCAGTCGTTCAACCTGTTCGCGCACCGCAGCGTGCTGGAAAACGTGCTGCTCGGCCCGATGCGCGTGCGCGGGCTGTCCCGCCGCGAGGCCGAGCCGACCGCCCGCCGGCTGCTGGACCGCGTGGGCGTGGCCGACCAGGCGGACAAACTGCCGGCCGAGCTGTCCGGCGGCCAGCAGCAGCGGGTGGCGATCGCGCGGGCGCTGGCCATGGGCCCGAAGCTGGTGCTGTTCGACGAGCCGACCAGCGCGCTCGACCCCGAGATGGTGCACGAGGTCCTCGACGTGATGACCACGCTCGCCCGCGAGGGCACCACGATGGTGGTCGTCACGCACGAGATGGGCTTCGCCCGCCGTGCCGCCCACCGCGTGGTCTTCATGAGCGAAGGCCGGATCGCCGAGGAGGGCACCCCCGAAGAGTTCTTCGACCACACCGCCACCGACCGGGCGCGCGACTTCCTGTCCAAGGTTTTGCAGCACTGAAGCCGTCCCCACCGTCACGAGGAGAGAGCATGACGACCAAGACCAGGCTCGCCGCCGCTGCGGGCGGGGTGATCGTGACCGGCGCGCTGCTCGCCGCGTGCGGCAGCGCGCCGGCCGGCACCCCCGGGGCGGCGGCCAAACCCGCCGCCGCCGAAATCGCCGCCACGATCAGCCAGGACGAAGCGGTCGCGAGCGCGCCGGTGGGCCAGAACCTGCCCATTTCGTC
This genomic interval carries:
- a CDS encoding amino acid ABC transporter ATP-binding protein, producing the protein MTGPVLVGLRGVGKSYGSVEVLRDINLDIHHGEVVVVLGPSGSGKSTLCRCINRLERVDAGTITLDGRPLPAEGRELARLRADVGMVFQSFNLFAHRSVLENVLLGPMRVRGLSRREAEPTARRLLDRVGVADQADKLPAELSGGQQQRVAIARALAMGPKLVLFDEPTSALDPEMVHEVLDVMTTLAREGTTMVVVTHEMGFARRAAHRVVFMSEGRIAEEGTPEEFFDHTATDRARDFLSKVLQH
- a CDS encoding C45 family peptidase encodes the protein MVVRLIEIEGGPRERGRAYGEAARTEIRASVAYYRKAFRLSSNLEWTDVQASARRWREPVAAAAPDLLEEMDAIAEGAGLHPDEILALNARGEIVRNHDSGFNPEPAEPADGCSSFALLPEATGDGHVYCGQNWDWREGTQETVVLLRVVQPPKPTLVMQVEAGQIGRHGANSAGIALNANGLDGRFGAPLGLPQPVLRRLILDQDRLRGALQTPFDVHQHIATNLLVTHRDGVAVDLETTPLSHRWGGPKDGILVHGNHYAYGVPEAIAHDYRISSADSLYRVPIIERGLAAVRDAADSAQVRKVVAAVMSDHIGHPDGVCEHADERLPELRRSKTIASSLVDLTAGEYRVAVGNPCENDYELLPWQLYDGPGGDR